In Acidiferrobacterales bacterium, the genomic window ATCACACTCGGAGACTTGGTATCAACTTATCTTGCGACAGTTTATGGACGGAAACCCGATCAGAATCTATAACAGCCTGACACGGCGAAAGGAGAATTTCGTCCCGATCAGGGAAAATCGTATTGATATCTACGTATGCGGAATGACCGTGTACGACTACTGTCATCTTGGTCATGCACGAGTCATGGTCGCGTTCGATTCTGTGATCCGCTACTTTCGTTATCGGGGGTACAAGGTCAGATATGTCCGAAATATTACCGACATTGACGACAAGATCATCAAGAGAGCCAACGAGATGGGTGAGTCGATTCAGTCTCTGACCGATCGTTTCATTGGATTTATGAATGAGGATCTTGATGCACTGTCAATTGTGAAACCTGACCACGAACCGCGTGCCACACAATACATTCCGGAAATTATCGACATGATTTCCCGTCTGGTTGAGAAAGGATTCGCGTATGCGGCAGATAACGGTGATGTTTATTATCGAACGCGGATGTTTGAGAACTATGGCGAACTGTCCGGGGAGAATGTCGATGATCTGCGGGTGGGTGCCCGGGTCGAACCCGACGAGGTGAAAGAAGACCCCATTGATTTTGTGCTTTGGAAGCACTCAAAGCCCGATGAGCCCAAATGGCCGTCACCGTGGGGTGATGGACGGCCCGGTTGGCATATTGAATGTTCAGCGATGTCAACCTGCCTGCTCGGTGATCATTTTGACATTCATGGCGGCGGCAGAGACCTGCTGTTTCCACATCATGAGAATGAGATTGCCCAATCGGAAGGTGTCAGCGGCGGGAAATTTGTCAATCTGTGGATGCATAACGGCTATTTGCAGATCAATGCTGAAAAAATGTCCAAGTCACTGGAGAACTTCCTGACGATTCGAGAGATTCTTGACCAAGACAGGGACCGGATCAGGATCGGAGAGATTCTGCGCTATGTTTTTCTGTCCAGTCATTACCGAAGTCCACTGAACTATAGTGATGACAGCTT contains:
- the cysS gene encoding cysteine--tRNA ligase, whose protein sequence is MDGNPIRIYNSLTRRKENFVPIRENRIDIYVCGMTVYDYCHLGHARVMVAFDSVIRYFRYRGYKVRYVRNITDIDDKIIKRANEMGESIQSLTDRFIGFMNEDLDALSIVKPDHEPRATQYIPEIIDMISRLVEKGFAYAADNGDVYYRTRMFENYGELSGENVDDLRVGARVEPDEVKEDPIDFVLWKHSKPDEPKWPSPWGDGRPGWHIECSAMSTCLLGDHFDIHGGGRDLLFPHHENEIAQSEGVSGGKFVNLWMHNGYLQINAEKMSKSLENFLTIREILDQDRDRIRIGEILRYVFLSSHYRSPLNYSDDSLKNARLALRRIYMAIHKTEEIDIPAVAETDSRLCARFRAAMDDDFNTPDGLAVIFDCVRELNRAVKSDSLDRIGVLKNTLMELAGSLGLANMEPSRFLGVGGAFDDADDGIGQLVMQREAARRERDFATADRIRAQLTEIGVEIEDRPDGTTVWRRA